The Rhinoraja longicauda isolate Sanriku21f chromosome 19, sRhiLon1.1, whole genome shotgun sequence genome includes a window with the following:
- the LOC144602936 gene encoding uncharacterized protein LOC144602936 — translation MAAADLMVLIFEVILSEMSGAYYPYSFLNLSHICKLRIFFNSISIDCSVWLTVAFTFDRFITICHQTLRAKYCTEKTAALVITVTCILSIVQNIPVYIFLVPLHIIDNVAWYCMLSPVVYTTSIGAALLLMETILTPVVPIILMILLNALTIKHIIHSNRVRSGLRRNNKAECGADQEVENRRKSIILLLAISGSFVLLWMVTFVCYMSVNFLDVNLLGSDYNDPFTIAEQSGYMLRALSACINTFIYGVSQKKFREEFKNVIKSPFVFFSNSIKYLK, via the coding sequence ATGGCCGCAGctgatttaatggttctgatTTTCGAGGTAATTCTCTCCGAGATGTCCGGTGCCTATTATCCGTATTCATTCCTCAACTTATCTCACATTTGTAAGCTGCGTATTTTCTTCAATAGTATTTCCATTGATTGCTCTGTCTGGCTAACGGTggctttcaccttcgatcgatttaTCACTATTTGTCATCAGACTTTAcgagcaaaatattgcactgagaaaactgcGGCTTTGGTGATAACAGTAACATGTATATTAAGTATTGTTCAAAATATTCCAGTGTATATTTTCCTCGTACCCCTACACATAATTGACAACGTGGCTTGGTACTGTATGTTATCACCAGTTGTCTACACCACATCGATAGGGGCAGCACTTTTGCTGATGGAAACCATTTTAACCCCAGTTGTACCAATTATACTGATGATTCTCCTCAACGCCCTGACAATCAAACACATTATACACTCCAATAGAGTGAGGAGTGGTCTCCGACGCAACAACAAGGCCGAGTGCGGCGCagatcaagaggtggagaaccgaaggaagtccatcattctattgctggccatatccggtagCTTCGTACTACTTTGGATGGTTACCTTCGTGTGTTACATGAGTGTAAACTTCCTAGACGTTAATCTTTTAGGGTCAGATTacaacgacccatttaccattgcagaacagtccggatatatgctgagGGCTCTGAGTGCTTGCatcaacacgtttatttatggggtgtcccagaaaaaattcagggaggaatttaaaaatgtgattaaGAGCCCATTCGTTTTCTTTTCAAATTCAATAAAGTATCTTAAATAG